The proteins below come from a single Zhouia spongiae genomic window:
- a CDS encoding MarR family winged helix-turn-helix transcriptional regulator yields the protein MKDKTIDYALRATWQAVARMYNEEAAKFETTMATGFTLLSIDPEKGTPSTSLGPRMGMESTSLSRILKNMEEKGLIRRKPNPEDGRSVLICLTAFGKEKREISKAVVLRFNEVVKSNVSETDLNGFFNVMETINELITEKKVYTQEVNTEKS from the coding sequence ATGAAAGATAAAACCATAGATTATGCCTTAAGGGCCACCTGGCAAGCTGTAGCCAGAATGTATAATGAAGAAGCAGCAAAGTTTGAAACCACTATGGCTACTGGTTTTACACTTCTGAGTATAGATCCTGAAAAGGGTACGCCCTCTACTTCTCTTGGACCAAGAATGGGAATGGAATCTACCAGTCTTTCCCGAATTCTAAAAAATATGGAAGAAAAAGGTTTAATCCGCCGTAAACCCAATCCGGAAGACGGTAGAAGTGTCTTAATATGCCTGACCGCTTTTGGGAAAGAAAAGAGAGAAATTTCTAAAGCTGTGGTTTTAAGGTTCAACGAGGTGGTTAAATCCAATGTATCAGAAACGGACCTGAATGGCTTTTTCAATGTGATGGAAACAATTAATGAACTGATCACAGAGAAAAAAGTATATACCCAAGAAGTTAACACAGAAAAATCATAA
- a CDS encoding acetyl-CoA C-acyltransferase, which produces MKTAYIVKAYRTAVGKAPRGLFRFKRPDELAAETIQYIMDKVPELDKNRIDDVIVGNAMPEAEQGLNMGRLISLMGLKTEDVPGVTVNRYCASGLETIGIATAKIQSGMADCIIAGGAESMSFIPMGGYKPVPDYQLAKEGHEDYYWGMGLTAEAVANEYNVSRADQDVFAYNSHQRALNAIKEGKFKEQIVPINIEQVYVDKNNKKVTKSYIVDTDEGPRADTSIEALGRLRPVFAQGGSVTAGNSSQMSDGAAFVLVMSEKMVKELNLEPIARLVSYAAVGVEPRIMGIGPIKAIPKAIDQAGLKLNDIELFELNEAFASQSLAVIRKLGLDPEIVNVNGGAISLGHPLGCTGAKLSVQLFDEMRRRQHKYGIVTMCVGTGQGAAGVYEFLN; this is translated from the coding sequence ATGAAAACAGCATATATAGTAAAAGCATATCGAACAGCAGTAGGGAAAGCCCCAAGAGGACTGTTTCGTTTTAAACGTCCTGATGAATTAGCTGCGGAAACCATCCAATACATAATGGACAAAGTTCCTGAACTTGATAAAAATCGTATAGACGATGTTATTGTAGGGAACGCTATGCCGGAAGCCGAGCAAGGCCTTAACATGGGACGCCTGATTTCATTAATGGGATTAAAAACAGAGGATGTTCCGGGAGTTACCGTAAACAGGTACTGCGCTTCCGGGTTAGAAACTATTGGTATCGCTACGGCCAAAATTCAGTCGGGAATGGCCGATTGTATTATTGCCGGTGGTGCTGAAAGTATGAGCTTTATTCCGATGGGTGGATACAAACCTGTTCCGGATTATCAATTAGCTAAAGAAGGGCACGAAGATTATTATTGGGGAATGGGACTTACAGCTGAAGCCGTAGCCAATGAATATAACGTTTCGAGAGCCGATCAGGATGTGTTTGCATATAATTCACATCAAAGAGCTTTAAATGCTATTAAAGAAGGGAAATTCAAAGAACAGATTGTACCGATAAATATCGAACAAGTATATGTTGACAAGAACAACAAAAAAGTAACCAAAAGCTATATTGTAGATACAGATGAAGGCCCCAGGGCAGATACATCGATAGAAGCATTAGGAAGGTTGCGCCCGGTGTTTGCTCAAGGTGGAAGTGTTACTGCGGGTAACTCATCACAAATGAGCGATGGTGCCGCTTTCGTATTGGTTATGAGTGAAAAAATGGTAAAAGAACTAAATCTGGAACCTATTGCCAGATTAGTGTCATATGCCGCAGTAGGTGTTGAACCCCGTATCATGGGGATAGGTCCTATTAAAGCGATTCCAAAGGCTATTGACCAGGCTGGACTGAAACTGAATGACATTGAGCTTTTCGAATTAAATGAAGCCTTTGCTTCTCAGTCGTTAGCCGTTATCCGAAAATTAGGTTTAGATCCTGAAATTGTAAATGTAAATGGAGGTGCTATATCACTTGGTCATCCTCTTGGTTGTACAGGCGCTAAACTTTCTGTTCAGTTGTTTGACGAAATGAGAAGAAGGCAGCATAAATATGGTATTGTTACCATGTGCGTTGGAACAGGGCAAGGTGCTGCCGGCGTATACGAATTTTTGAATTAA
- a CDS encoding 3-hydroxyacyl-CoA dehydrogenase/enoyl-CoA hydratase family protein encodes MTRRINKVAVIGSGIMGSGIACHFANIGVEVLLLDIVPRELTEKEQAKGLTLENPVVRNRIVNDNLTSALKSKPSPIYHQKFANRIQTGNLEDDLHKISGVDWIIEVVVERLDIKKKVFEQIEKHRKPGTLITSNTSGIPISFMNEGRSEDFQKHFAVTHFFNPPRYLKLFEVVPGPDCSQEVTDFLMSYGEKFLGKTSVLAKDTPAFIGNRIGIFGIQSLFHQVKEMGLTVEEVDKLTGPVIGRPKSATFRTVDVVGLDTLVHVANGLYENCPEDEAHGLFKLPGFIETMMENKWLGSKTGQGFYKKVKSDDGKSDILSLDLDTMEYRTKKKVSFPTLELTKTIDKPIDRFKVLTGGKDKAGEFYRKNFSALFAYVQNRIPEISDELYRIDDAMKAGFGWDNGPFEIWDAIGVEKGIELMKAEGYETASWITEMTEGGNSSFYTVKDGATFYYDIPAKKQVKKPGQDAFIILDNIRKSNEVWKNSGVVVEDLGDGILNCEFQSKMNTIGGDVLAGLNKAIDLAEKDFQGLVIGNQGANFSVGANIGMIFMMAVEQEYDELNMAIKMFQDTMMRMRYSSIPTISAPHGMTLGGGCELSLHADKIVAAAETYIGLVEFGVGVIPGGGGSKEMALRASDLFRKDDVELNVLREHFLTIGMAKVSTSAYEAYDLNILQKGKDVVVVNKDRQIAEAKKHALLLAEAGYTKPIKRTDVKVLGKQALGMFLVGTDAMYAGKYISDHDKKIANKLAYVMAGGDLSEAGYVSEQYLLDIEREAFLSLCTERKTLERIQHMLKTGKPLRN; translated from the coding sequence ATGACACGAAGAATTAATAAAGTTGCTGTAATCGGCTCCGGGATAATGGGGAGTGGTATTGCATGCCACTTTGCCAATATTGGAGTTGAAGTTTTATTACTGGATATCGTTCCCAGAGAACTTACCGAAAAAGAACAGGCAAAAGGCTTAACTCTCGAAAACCCGGTTGTTAGAAATAGAATAGTAAACGACAATCTTACAAGCGCATTAAAATCAAAGCCGTCCCCTATTTATCATCAAAAGTTTGCCAATAGAATACAAACTGGAAATTTAGAGGATGACCTGCATAAAATTTCCGGCGTAGACTGGATCATTGAAGTAGTTGTTGAAAGACTTGATATCAAGAAAAAGGTTTTCGAACAAATAGAAAAACACAGAAAACCGGGCACTTTAATTACTTCAAACACCTCCGGTATTCCTATTTCCTTTATGAATGAAGGTAGAAGTGAGGATTTCCAAAAACACTTTGCGGTAACGCACTTCTTTAATCCTCCGCGCTATCTGAAATTATTTGAAGTAGTTCCCGGACCTGACTGTAGTCAGGAAGTTACTGACTTCTTAATGTCATATGGCGAAAAGTTTTTAGGAAAGACATCGGTTTTAGCCAAAGATACTCCGGCATTTATAGGAAACCGAATTGGAATATTCGGAATTCAGAGTTTATTTCATCAGGTTAAAGAGATGGGACTCACCGTGGAGGAAGTTGATAAACTTACCGGTCCGGTTATCGGAAGGCCTAAATCAGCCACTTTCAGAACTGTCGATGTAGTAGGCCTAGACACCTTAGTTCATGTTGCAAACGGACTCTATGAAAACTGCCCCGAAGATGAGGCTCACGGACTCTTCAAACTCCCCGGATTTATAGAGACCATGATGGAAAACAAATGGCTCGGTAGTAAAACGGGACAAGGGTTTTATAAAAAGGTAAAAAGCGATGACGGTAAAAGTGATATACTGTCATTAGACTTAGACACCATGGAATATCGCACCAAAAAGAAAGTATCCTTCCCTACTTTGGAACTTACTAAAACTATAGATAAACCTATAGACAGATTTAAAGTGCTGACAGGAGGAAAAGATAAAGCGGGTGAATTTTACCGCAAGAACTTTTCGGCATTATTTGCCTATGTTCAGAATCGTATCCCCGAAATATCTGACGAACTATACCGGATAGACGATGCCATGAAAGCCGGTTTTGGATGGGATAACGGTCCGTTTGAAATATGGGATGCCATCGGTGTTGAAAAAGGAATTGAATTAATGAAAGCTGAAGGCTACGAAACAGCTTCATGGATAACTGAAATGACCGAAGGAGGCAACTCTTCATTCTATACGGTTAAAGACGGTGCTACATTCTACTACGATATTCCTGCAAAAAAGCAAGTTAAAAAGCCGGGGCAGGATGCCTTCATCATACTTGACAACATCAGAAAATCGAACGAGGTCTGGAAAAATAGTGGTGTAGTCGTTGAAGATTTAGGTGATGGTATCTTAAACTGTGAATTCCAGTCTAAGATGAATACCATAGGAGGCGACGTCCTTGCAGGACTAAATAAAGCTATCGATCTGGCTGAAAAAGACTTTCAGGGACTAGTAATTGGAAATCAAGGAGCTAACTTCTCGGTAGGAGCCAATATCGGAATGATATTTATGATGGCTGTAGAACAAGAATACGATGAGCTGAATATGGCTATCAAGATGTTCCAGGATACCATGATGCGTATGCGATATTCTTCAATCCCTACCATTTCAGCCCCGCACGGAATGACCCTGGGAGGCGGCTGTGAATTGTCGTTACATGCCGATAAAATAGTAGCTGCAGCAGAAACATATATCGGGTTGGTAGAATTTGGGGTTGGTGTGATTCCCGGAGGTGGTGGCTCTAAAGAAATGGCGCTCCGTGCATCTGACTTATTCAGAAAAGATGATGTGGAATTGAACGTGTTAAGAGAACACTTCCTTACAATTGGTATGGCAAAAGTTTCTACCTCAGCTTACGAAGCCTACGACCTTAATATCCTCCAAAAAGGAAAAGATGTGGTCGTCGTAAATAAAGACAGACAAATTGCTGAAGCTAAAAAACATGCCCTGTTGCTTGCCGAAGCAGGATACACGAAGCCGATTAAACGCACCGATGTTAAGGTATTAGGAAAACAGGCATTAGGCATGTTCTTGGTAGGTACTGATGCAATGTATGCGGGTAAATACATTTCTGATCACGATAAGAAGATTGCCAATAAACTGGCCTATGTTATGGCCGGTGGAGACTTATCTGAAGCTGGTTATGTATCCGAACAATATTTATTAGACATTGAACGTGAAGCTTTCTTATCGCTGTGTACCGAAAGAAAAACATTAGAACGTATTCAGCATATGTTAAAGACGGGAAAACCACTGAGAAATTAA
- a CDS encoding AMP-dependent synthetase/ligase: protein MNKVSRLFDIPYYQLEKFNLEDALVTKHNDNWVKTSSQEYVNNANKISRALLRMGVKPNDKIAVISSTNRTEWHMVDIGVLQLGAQNVPIYPTISEEDYEYVLNHSESIYCFVSDEEVLTKVRAIRNNVPSLKEVYSFDTIESCKNWNEVLALGEDDSNQSEVEAVKEKVQPDDLATLIYTSGTTGRPKGVMLTHKNIVSNVVDSEERVPLDTGDKALSFLPICHIFERMVVYLYQYCGIRIHFAESIEKMGDNLKEIKPHVMTVVPRLTEKVYDKIYAKGSDLKGIKKKLFFWALALGEEFEPYGDNGWWYEKKLGIARKLIFSKWQEGLGGQLKIMVSGSAALQPRLARVFAAAGIPIMEGYGLTETSPVIAVNDQRNRGWKIGTVGKMLPNVDVKIAEDGEILCKGPNVMVGYYKDPEKTAGVMTDGYFHTGDIGEIDKEGFLKITDRKKEMFKTSGGKYVAPQLIENEMKQSRFIEQIMVVGEGEKMPGALIQPNFEFVEEWARRHNIDLGNTLEALSKNETLIERIQEEIDFYNAHFGKWERIKVFRLTPDVWSIEEGHLTPTMKLKRKIIKEKYINLYNEIYGR from the coding sequence ATGAACAAAGTTTCCCGATTATTTGATATTCCATATTATCAATTAGAAAAATTCAATTTAGAAGATGCTTTGGTTACCAAGCATAATGATAATTGGGTAAAAACTTCTTCTCAGGAATATGTAAATAATGCTAATAAAATTAGTAGAGCACTATTGAGAATGGGAGTAAAACCTAACGACAAAATAGCTGTTATTTCTTCTACTAACAGAACAGAATGGCATATGGTCGATATCGGAGTTTTACAATTAGGAGCTCAGAATGTACCCATATACCCCACCATATCTGAAGAAGATTATGAATATGTATTAAATCACTCCGAATCAATTTACTGTTTTGTCTCTGACGAAGAAGTCTTAACCAAGGTACGTGCCATCCGGAACAATGTTCCAAGCCTGAAAGAGGTCTATAGCTTTGATACCATAGAAAGCTGTAAAAACTGGAATGAAGTCTTGGCTTTGGGAGAAGATGACAGTAATCAAAGTGAAGTCGAAGCTGTAAAAGAAAAAGTGCAACCAGACGATCTGGCAACCCTCATCTACACCTCAGGCACAACAGGCAGGCCAAAAGGAGTAATGCTGACTCATAAAAATATCGTATCTAATGTAGTGGATAGTGAAGAACGCGTACCATTGGACACAGGCGATAAAGCATTAAGCTTCCTCCCTATTTGTCATATTTTCGAACGAATGGTCGTTTACTTATACCAATATTGCGGTATCCGTATCCATTTTGCAGAATCCATCGAAAAAATGGGCGACAATCTTAAAGAAATCAAGCCACATGTCATGACGGTTGTTCCAAGGCTTACAGAAAAAGTATATGATAAAATTTATGCCAAGGGAAGTGATTTAAAGGGGATCAAGAAAAAATTATTCTTTTGGGCATTAGCACTGGGCGAAGAATTTGAACCCTATGGAGATAATGGATGGTGGTATGAGAAAAAACTAGGGATTGCCCGCAAGCTGATATTCAGTAAATGGCAAGAAGGCCTTGGAGGTCAATTAAAAATCATGGTTTCGGGAAGTGCTGCTTTACAACCCAGATTGGCCAGAGTTTTTGCTGCTGCCGGAATTCCTATTATGGAAGGCTACGGACTTACAGAAACATCTCCTGTAATTGCTGTTAATGATCAACGTAACCGGGGGTGGAAAATAGGTACAGTCGGTAAAATGCTGCCAAATGTAGACGTGAAAATCGCTGAAGACGGAGAAATCCTGTGCAAAGGTCCCAATGTGATGGTAGGCTATTATAAAGATCCCGAAAAAACAGCCGGTGTAATGACCGATGGTTATTTTCATACAGGCGATATCGGTGAAATCGATAAAGAAGGTTTTTTAAAAATCACTGACCGCAAAAAGGAAATGTTTAAAACCTCCGGAGGTAAATACGTAGCTCCGCAGCTAATCGAAAATGAAATGAAGCAATCTCGCTTCATAGAACAAATAATGGTTGTTGGTGAAGGGGAAAAAATGCCCGGAGCATTAATTCAACCTAATTTCGAATTTGTTGAAGAGTGGGCCAGACGTCATAATATTGACCTCGGAAATACGCTTGAAGCTCTTTCAAAAAATGAAACTTTAATCGAACGCATCCAGGAAGAGATTGATTTTTACAATGCACATTTCGGCAAATGGGAACGAATCAAAGTCTTTAGGCTAACCCCTGATGTCTGGAGCATTGAAGAAGGACACCTCACTCCCACTATGAAGCTTAAACGAAAAATCATTAAAGAGAAATATATAAACTTGTATAACGAAATTTATGGCCGCTGA